From one Pedobacter faecalis genomic stretch:
- the uvrB gene encoding excinuclease ABC subunit UvrB, whose product MKFQLVSDYKPMGDQPEAIRQLVNGVTAGEHYQTLLGVTGSGKTFTVANVIEQTQKPTLILSHNKTLAAQLYGEFKQFFPDNAVNYFVSYYDYYQPEAFIASTNTYIEKDLAINEEIEKLRLRTTSALMSGRRDVIVVSSISCIYGMGNPEDFSRSVFRFSVGTRISRNSFLHSLVEILYARTTNDFKRGTFRVKGDTVDIFPAYLDTAYRVSFFGDDIEELSMIDPVTGKTLEKMEDMAVYPANLFVTPKDRFNASIWGIQEELEVRKNQLIGDRQLLEAKRLEERVNFDIEMMKELGYCSGIENYSRFFDGRAPGMRPFCLLDYFPDDYLMVIDESHVTVPQIRAMYGGDRSRKMSLVEYGFRLPSALDNRPLNFDEFERLAPQTIYVSATPGDYELQKSDGVYIEQVIRPTGLLDPLIDVRPAINQVDDLLDEIDKTIQMGDRVLVTTLTKRMAEELTKYMDRLNIRCRYIHSEVKTLERVEILRGLRLGEFDVLIGINLLREGLDLPEVSLVAILDADKEGFLRSERSLIQTIGRAARNDRGRVIMYADSITESMEKTIEETNRRREKQITYNHEHGIVPKTVGKSREAILEQTSVLEFSAGEAKRAKAYVEVDEVSMAADPIVQYMTKAEMQKSIDKTRKEMSKAAKDMDFLLAARLRDEMFAMEKLMQEKFGKG is encoded by the coding sequence ATGAAATTCCAACTTGTTTCAGATTATAAACCCATGGGCGATCAGCCGGAGGCGATCCGGCAGCTTGTAAACGGCGTTACAGCCGGCGAGCATTATCAGACACTTCTTGGGGTGACCGGATCGGGAAAAACATTTACAGTAGCAAATGTTATTGAGCAGACCCAAAAGCCCACGCTGATACTTAGCCATAACAAGACGCTTGCCGCACAGCTTTACGGCGAGTTTAAACAGTTCTTTCCTGACAATGCGGTCAACTATTTCGTCTCCTATTACGATTATTATCAGCCAGAGGCCTTTATAGCTTCTACGAACACCTATATCGAAAAAGACCTCGCCATCAATGAGGAAATTGAGAAGCTAAGGCTAAGGACGACATCGGCGCTGATGTCGGGCCGCCGGGACGTTATTGTGGTGTCGTCCATATCCTGTATTTATGGTATGGGTAATCCGGAAGATTTCTCCAGGTCTGTTTTCAGATTCTCTGTGGGTACGCGGATTTCAAGAAATTCCTTTCTGCATAGTCTGGTAGAGATTCTGTATGCGCGGACAACCAACGACTTTAAGCGGGGGACTTTCCGGGTTAAGGGTGATACAGTTGATATATTCCCGGCATACCTGGACACGGCGTACAGGGTTTCTTTCTTCGGCGACGATATTGAGGAGCTTTCCATGATCGATCCGGTAACCGGAAAGACCCTGGAGAAGATGGAAGACATGGCGGTGTATCCGGCCAACCTGTTCGTAACACCTAAAGATCGCTTTAATGCGTCTATCTGGGGTATACAGGAGGAACTTGAAGTTCGTAAGAACCAGTTGATAGGCGACCGGCAATTGCTGGAGGCCAAGCGGCTGGAAGAGCGTGTCAATTTCGATATTGAAATGATGAAGGAACTGGGGTATTGTTCAGGCATTGAGAATTATTCGCGTTTCTTTGACGGTCGTGCGCCGGGCATGCGTCCTTTCTGTTTGCTGGACTATTTTCCGGACGACTACCTGATGGTGATCGATGAAAGCCATGTGACCGTGCCGCAGATCAGGGCGATGTATGGTGGCGACCGCTCCAGAAAGATGTCCCTGGTAGAATATGGCTTCCGGCTTCCCTCTGCGCTTGACAACCGGCCGTTGAATTTTGATGAGTTTGAGCGCCTGGCGCCGCAAACGATATATGTGAGCGCTACGCCCGGCGACTATGAATTGCAGAAGTCGGACGGCGTATATATTGAGCAGGTGATCCGGCCTACCGGTCTGCTTGACCCGCTGATTGATGTACGGCCGGCTATCAACCAGGTGGATGATCTGTTGGACGAGATCGACAAAACGATCCAGATGGGCGATCGCGTGCTGGTCACGACGCTCACCAAGCGCATGGCTGAGGAGCTGACCAAGTATATGGACAGATTGAACATCCGCTGCCGGTATATTCACTCGGAAGTGAAGACGCTGGAGCGTGTCGAAATTCTGCGGGGCCTTAGACTCGGCGAGTTTGATGTGCTGATCGGGATTAACCTGTTGCGTGAAGGGCTTGATTTGCCGGAGGTATCGCTGGTAGCCATTCTGGATGCCGACAAAGAAGGTTTCCTAAGGTCTGAAAGATCATTGATCCAGACCATTGGCCGGGCTGCGCGAAACGACCGCGGGCGGGTGATCATGTATGCAGACAGTATTACAGAATCGATGGAAAAAACCATTGAAGAAACCAATCGCAGACGTGAAAAGCAGATCACTTATAACCATGAGCATGGTATTGTGCCAAAAACGGTCGGCAAAAGCCGGGAAGCTATCCTGGAACAGACCTCCGTGCTGGAGTTTTCGGCTGGCGAAGCAAAAAGGGCTAAGGCATACGTGGAGGTAGATGAGGTGAGTATGGCCGCCGATCCGATCGTGCAGTATATGACGAAAGCGGAAATGCAAAAGTCGATTGATAAAACGCGTAAAGAAATGAGCAAGGCCGCCAAAGATATGGACTTCCTGCTGGCTGCGCGGCTCCGGGACGAGATGTTTGCCATGGAGAAATTGATGCAGGAGAAATTTGGCAAAGGATAA
- a CDS encoding flippase, whose product MKVPAIKGFDEAAFNKYLKNTGWLMIARVASMGIKILVSIELSNYLLKTKLGIYSFPTAFCTFFIAAAALGLDGFVTRELLRKPEKKDLLLGTAFFLKLAGGLTVLPLIYLTYTLLNNQEPIATPLSYVLTVGLTAAIQAFNIIESYFQSRTQAKYIMRVQVSANLISAATKMTFILLGLDIAWFIGALLFDAVILASGYLLSYQKHGGSVWKWTFDRRIAGYLLSKSWPLAFSAILIYVYMRIDQLMIERYLGVGAMGIYTNVVMLAEAWYFIPVAIVTSVFPAIMNARRDDPVRYIRRLQDLYDLMVWVGLSAAISVSIFAPLIFDLLLNDEFAPGAPILSVHIWSAVFVFLSTASGQYLIAEGLVKLTLVRNALGAVVNVVLNIFWIPKYGIMGAAYATLIAYIVNNFWILLLPRTRQQGIMMLKSLFLISLAEKLRR is encoded by the coding sequence ATGAAGGTTCCGGCAATCAAAGGCTTCGACGAAGCTGCTTTTAACAAATACCTTAAGAATACCGGCTGGCTCATGATTGCCCGGGTTGCGAGCATGGGGATTAAGATCCTGGTCAGCATCGAGCTCTCGAACTATCTGCTGAAAACAAAGCTTGGTATTTACTCCTTTCCGACAGCATTTTGCACCTTTTTTATAGCTGCGGCCGCTTTAGGACTTGATGGCTTTGTTACCCGCGAACTGCTTCGCAAGCCTGAAAAGAAAGACCTGCTCCTGGGAACTGCTTTTTTCCTCAAACTGGCAGGCGGCCTTACGGTGCTTCCGCTAATCTATCTGACTTACACTTTATTAAATAATCAGGAACCTATTGCCACGCCACTAAGTTATGTGCTCACAGTAGGGCTCACCGCAGCGATACAGGCATTCAACATTATAGAGAGTTATTTCCAGTCGAGGACACAGGCAAAGTATATCATGCGGGTTCAGGTGAGTGCCAACCTGATATCGGCTGCGACCAAAATGACCTTCATCCTGCTCGGCTTGGATATTGCCTGGTTTATCGGCGCTCTGCTTTTTGATGCGGTGATACTAGCTTCAGGCTATCTGCTCAGTTACCAGAAACACGGCGGCTCGGTATGGAAATGGACGTTCGACCGGCGCATTGCGGGTTACCTGCTTTCAAAATCCTGGCCGCTGGCCTTCTCTGCCATATTGATCTACGTATACATGCGGATAGATCAACTGATGATCGAAAGATATTTGGGCGTTGGCGCCATGGGTATTTATACCAATGTCGTGATGCTCGCGGAAGCTTGGTATTTCATACCCGTGGCCATCGTAACCTCTGTTTTTCCGGCCATCATGAACGCCAGGCGGGACGACCCGGTTCGTTACATCAGGCGGCTGCAGGACCTGTACGACCTGATGGTATGGGTTGGGCTTTCCGCTGCAATCTCAGTCTCTATATTCGCTCCCTTAATTTTCGATCTGTTGCTGAACGATGAATTTGCACCCGGCGCACCGATCTTATCGGTCCATATCTGGTCGGCCGTCTTTGTATTTCTGAGCACCGCAAGCGGACAATACCTTATTGCCGAAGGCCTGGTAAAACTCACGCTGGTGAGGAACGCCCTGGGCGCCGTCGTAAACGTAGTACTGAATATCTTCTGGATCCCAAAGTATGGCATTATGGGCGCCGCCTACGCCACACTTATTGCGTATATTGTCAACAACTTCTGGATATTGCTGCTTCCGAGGACAAGGCAGCAAGGTATTATGATGCTCAAATCTCTGTTCCTGATTTCTCTGGCAGAAAAACTGCGCAGGTAA
- a CDS encoding S41 family peptidase, whose translation MKKLVYGIAAALMVCSTSAYAQSDARFTAYPTLTPDGQTVIFSYEGDLWKVATAGGEASRITAMPGNEISPRVSPDGKWLAFSSDQYGNYDVYVMPLGGGTIRQLTHHDAGDEVDGWGWDSKTIYFTSGRYNMYAGYRVDVMGGTARRLFSNYFNTVHNIAEAPNGELFFNDTWESRNFANRKRYKGAYNPDVQSYNPKTKVYKQYTNYIGKDFWASVDRNGKVYFASDEGNEEYNLYTFDGGKKTALTRFDSSIKRPFVAASGNKIVFEKDYQLYLYDVASKRSELLNVAISRNDVLNKEQEYDVRGSISAFDLSPDGKKLAFISRGELFVSDAEGKFIRKISRPLTNGRFAERAMEVKWLPDNKTLLFNQTHKGYQNLFTIAADGKGNIKQLSSDNANNRDIVFNKERTQAVYLSGRNEVRLLDLKSMGSKTIVKDEIWAFQNSRPSFSPNGEYVLFTAFRNFEQDVLVHHLKNNKTINLTNTGVTEAAPVWSPDGKYIYFTSDRTKPNYPFGMQNSKVYRMALNNYDAPYRSDKFDELFEEKKVESPEPKPAQKDTKGKDSKNKDSKGKSVADTAKKSGKDDKPVKPANVIVINTEDIMDRVELISPGFGGQYGMDVFAKGDKTYVFYTSNHEGGSQAVYRTILEPFEANKTEKVADGYAGIIEAGGKYYALSRGVINKYNIDMNRMDALNMGYKFNRSLAGEFNQMFYETWAGLEENFYDEKFHGVDWAKMQQRYAQYLPHVTSRADLRILLNDMLGELNSSHLGFNSFGAEEGKRLNYVTNESGIVFDEQNPLKVKYVVAKSNGQREGVNIKAGDILTAVNGVKIDPAADRDQYFTTPSLEQEMTLTLERGGKTVTAKVHPQSSGALRGNFYDEWINSNRQRVKQLGHNRIAYSYMKNMGTGELEQFLLDMVAQENNKEAIILDLRYNTGGNVHDEVLRFLSQRPYLKWKYRGGNLSPQSNFAPAAKPIVLLINEQSLSDAEMTAAGFKELKLGKIIGTETYRWIIFTSAKGLVDGSSYRLPSWGCYTLDGKDLEMTGVSPDIYVKNTFEDRLADRDPQLERAISEILKDLGK comes from the coding sequence ATGAAAAAACTCGTTTACGGCATAGCCGCTGCGCTCATGGTTTGCAGCACTTCCGCCTATGCACAAAGTGATGCCCGCTTTACGGCTTATCCAACGCTAACGCCCGACGGGCAAACGGTTATCTTTAGTTATGAAGGCGATTTGTGGAAGGTGGCTACAGCGGGAGGCGAGGCCAGCAGGATTACGGCGATGCCGGGAAATGAGATCAGTCCGCGGGTATCGCCCGATGGAAAATGGCTGGCGTTTTCCTCCGATCAATATGGCAATTACGATGTGTATGTTATGCCTTTAGGCGGGGGAACCATCCGGCAGCTTACACATCATGATGCCGGAGATGAGGTAGACGGCTGGGGTTGGGATTCGAAGACCATTTACTTCACTTCAGGACGCTATAATATGTATGCTGGATACCGCGTGGATGTGATGGGAGGTACTGCCCGCCGGTTATTCAGCAATTATTTTAACACGGTGCATAACATTGCGGAAGCACCCAATGGGGAACTGTTTTTCAACGATACCTGGGAGAGCAGAAATTTTGCCAATCGTAAACGCTATAAGGGGGCCTATAATCCGGACGTACAGTCATATAATCCCAAGACGAAGGTTTATAAACAATACACCAACTATATCGGGAAAGATTTTTGGGCCAGTGTAGACAGAAACGGTAAGGTGTATTTTGCTTCAGACGAAGGTAACGAGGAATATAACCTCTACACCTTTGATGGGGGCAAGAAAACAGCTTTAACACGCTTTGATTCGTCTATTAAGCGCCCGTTTGTTGCTGCATCAGGAAATAAAATAGTTTTTGAAAAAGATTATCAACTTTATCTATATGATGTTGCTTCAAAGCGTTCGGAACTCCTAAATGTGGCCATTTCCCGGAACGATGTCCTTAACAAGGAGCAGGAGTACGACGTGCGTGGATCGATCTCAGCCTTTGATTTGTCGCCCGACGGCAAGAAGCTGGCCTTTATATCCAGGGGCGAATTGTTTGTGAGTGATGCCGAGGGTAAGTTTATACGGAAGATCAGCCGGCCGCTTACCAATGGCAGGTTTGCGGAGCGCGCTATGGAAGTCAAATGGCTTCCGGACAATAAGACTTTGCTGTTTAATCAGACGCATAAAGGTTACCAAAACCTTTTTACGATTGCGGCCGATGGAAAGGGCAACATAAAACAGCTAAGCTCCGATAATGCCAACAACAGGGACATCGTGTTTAATAAAGAGCGTACCCAGGCAGTATATCTGAGCGGCAGGAATGAAGTCAGGCTGCTCGATTTGAAATCAATGGGCAGTAAGACCATTGTAAAGGATGAAATCTGGGCTTTTCAGAACTCCAGACCTTCTTTTTCTCCGAATGGTGAGTATGTGCTTTTTACGGCATTCCGTAATTTTGAACAGGATGTTCTGGTGCATCACCTCAAGAATAACAAAACCATAAACCTGACCAATACAGGCGTAACTGAGGCCGCGCCAGTTTGGTCGCCCGACGGCAAATACATTTATTTTACCAGCGACCGGACAAAGCCGAATTATCCCTTTGGCATGCAAAACAGTAAGGTGTACCGCATGGCGCTCAACAATTATGATGCACCTTATAGAAGCGACAAATTCGATGAGCTTTTTGAAGAAAAAAAGGTGGAAAGCCCGGAGCCTAAGCCTGCTCAAAAGGATACCAAAGGTAAGGACAGCAAGAACAAAGACAGCAAGGGTAAATCGGTAGCCGACACGGCGAAGAAAAGCGGCAAAGATGACAAGCCTGTTAAACCAGCTAATGTTATAGTCATCAATACCGAAGACATTATGGATAGGGTGGAGTTGATCAGTCCGGGATTTGGCGGACAATACGGTATGGACGTATTTGCCAAAGGTGATAAGACCTATGTGTTCTACACGTCCAACCACGAGGGTGGCTCGCAGGCTGTATACCGTACCATTCTGGAGCCGTTTGAAGCCAACAAGACCGAAAAGGTTGCCGACGGGTATGCGGGAATTATAGAAGCTGGTGGTAAATATTATGCGCTTAGCCGGGGTGTCATCAACAAGTATAATATTGATATGAACCGGATGGACGCCTTGAATATGGGGTATAAGTTTAACCGCAGCCTGGCGGGCGAGTTCAACCAAATGTTTTATGAAACATGGGCCGGACTGGAAGAGAATTTTTACGATGAGAAGTTTCATGGGGTAGACTGGGCGAAGATGCAGCAACGTTATGCCCAATATTTACCGCATGTAACAAGTCGCGCCGATCTACGTATACTGCTCAACGACATGCTGGGCGAGTTGAATTCCTCTCACTTAGGCTTCAATAGTTTTGGAGCAGAAGAAGGCAAGCGTCTTAATTATGTGACTAACGAAAGCGGAATTGTGTTTGATGAGCAAAATCCCTTGAAAGTGAAATATGTTGTCGCGAAGAGCAACGGACAGCGGGAAGGTGTAAATATAAAAGCTGGTGATATTCTGACGGCAGTAAACGGCGTTAAAATAGACCCTGCGGCAGACCGCGACCAGTATTTTACAACGCCCTCTTTGGAACAGGAGATGACCCTTACGCTTGAGCGTGGAGGCAAGACCGTCACCGCGAAGGTACATCCACAAAGCAGCGGCGCGCTGCGAGGCAATTTTTATGATGAATGGATCAACAGTAACCGTCAGCGTGTGAAGCAACTGGGTCATAACCGCATTGCATACTCCTACATGAAAAATATGGGAACCGGAGAGTTGGAGCAATTCCTGCTTGATATGGTAGCCCAGGAAAATAACAAGGAGGCTATTATACTCGACCTGCGGTACAATACCGGCGGGAACGTGCATGATGAAGTATTGCGCTTCCTGTCGCAGCGGCCCTATCTGAAGTGGAAGTACAGGGGTGGAAACCTGTCGCCCCAGAGTAACTTTGCCCCTGCGGCAAAGCCCATCGTGCTGCTCATTAACGAACAGTCACTCAGCGATGCGGAGATGACTGCGGCTGGTTTCAAGGAGCTGAAGCTAGGCAAGATTATTGGCACGGAGACTTATCGCTGGATCATCTTTACCTCGGCAAAAGGATTGGTAGACGGGTCGTCTTACCGCCTTCCTTCCTGGGGCTGTTATACGCTGGATGGGAAAGACCTGGAGATGACCGGCGTATCGCCCGACATCTACGTGAAGAATACGTTTGAAGACAGGCTGGCCGATCGCGACCCTCAATTGGAGCGCGCCATTTCCGAAATCTTAAAAGATCTGGGCAAATAG
- a CDS encoding class I SAM-dependent methyltransferase has protein sequence MAIVTDNLVDAYNDFYDGSQAEWRMLGAKSKAQNIIDVCRGFKPAKVLEVGAGDGSILHYLNEWGFGEELYALEIADSGVAAIKHRNLNRLREAHSFDGYNIPYAEEQFDLVILSHVLEHVEHERMLIRELKRVAKHILIEVPLDYRFNVDQRMKHFLDYGHINMYTPTLIRFLLQSEGLNIVSEKVTQTSVATTKFCEFEVLKKPKTLSRTLKIELEYRTKKLLGALLGKHKAEQFANAYTVLTKKSNQNLQIF, from the coding sequence ATGGCTATCGTAACAGACAACCTCGTCGACGCCTACAACGATTTTTATGATGGCAGTCAGGCTGAATGGCGTATGCTCGGTGCAAAATCAAAGGCGCAGAATATCATCGACGTATGCCGCGGATTTAAGCCTGCAAAAGTACTCGAGGTAGGTGCGGGCGACGGCAGCATACTGCACTATCTAAATGAGTGGGGCTTTGGAGAAGAACTCTACGCGCTCGAAATTGCCGATAGCGGCGTAGCTGCTATTAAGCACCGCAACCTGAACAGACTGAGAGAAGCACACAGTTTTGACGGCTATAATATACCTTATGCAGAAGAGCAATTCGACCTGGTGATCCTTTCGCATGTATTGGAACACGTAGAGCATGAGCGCATGCTGATCCGGGAGCTTAAACGGGTAGCCAAACACATCCTCATTGAAGTGCCACTGGATTACCGTTTCAATGTGGATCAACGCATGAAGCATTTCCTCGATTACGGGCACATCAATATGTACACCCCTACGCTGATCCGCTTCCTCCTGCAGAGCGAAGGGCTAAACATCGTATCTGAGAAGGTCACACAGACGTCTGTTGCCACAACAAAGTTCTGCGAATTCGAGGTGTTGAAAAAACCTAAAACGCTAAGTCGTACACTCAAGATAGAACTGGAATACCGCACCAAGAAACTCCTGGGAGCATTGCTTGGCAAGCATAAGGCCGAACAATTCGCCAACGCTTACACCGTTCTAACTAAAAAGTCGAACCAAAACCTGCAAATATTCTAA
- a CDS encoding class I SAM-dependent methyltransferase yields the protein MAFLKPLRAKIRSIVYKPKHALDLIRLKSVIKNSRGKLQIIIGAHNTDYPDWYPTNIENLNLLNAESFRELFGDKKATRFLAEHVFEHLTYEQALVALKNCNRYLEKGGVVRIAVPDGFHPNPEYINMVKPGGYGEGALDHKILYDYHKLSKVFEETGFKPNLLEYYDEQGQFHYTDWNVEDGFILRSRRFDKRFNEPLGYSSLIIDGVKL from the coding sequence ATGGCATTCCTGAAACCCTTAAGAGCTAAAATCAGATCAATCGTTTATAAACCAAAGCATGCTCTGGACCTCATCCGGCTTAAATCGGTGATAAAAAACAGTCGGGGTAAACTGCAAATCATTATTGGGGCACATAATACCGACTATCCGGACTGGTACCCAACCAATATAGAAAACCTTAACCTGCTCAATGCGGAATCTTTCCGTGAGCTGTTTGGCGATAAAAAGGCGACCCGATTTCTTGCAGAACATGTTTTTGAGCATCTGACTTACGAGCAGGCGCTGGTGGCCTTAAAAAACTGTAATCGTTATCTTGAAAAGGGTGGAGTAGTGCGCATAGCGGTGCCCGACGGGTTTCACCCGAACCCGGAATACATCAATATGGTGAAACCTGGCGGATATGGAGAAGGGGCGCTTGACCATAAGATCCTTTACGATTATCATAAGCTAAGTAAGGTTTTCGAGGAGACGGGCTTTAAACCCAATTTACTTGAATACTACGATGAGCAGGGGCAGTTTCACTATACGGACTGGAATGTAGAAGACGGCTTTATTTTGCGCTCGCGCAGGTTCGACAAGCGTTTTAATGAGCCCCTGGGTTATTCTTCATTAATTATTGACGGCGTAAAACTCTAA
- a CDS encoding glycosyltransferase produces MQTFAPIALFVYNRPNHTERTLKFLKQNDLASESRLFVFSDGPKSASDEGKVKEVRELIRNIEGFKSVEIIERRENLGLAKSIIAGVSRLVSDYKQVIVFEDDLITSPYTLTYFNEALQRYQDEERVMHIGAYMYPLRDTPLPETFFYRAATSWGWATWKRAWKHFEPDADVLLRQFDKPKRQAFSIDGTMNFWKQLTDYKRGRNDSWAIRWYASIFLKNGLTLNPSHSLVNNIGHDGSGVHSGINDIYNVVINPKPITQFPSKLEEDTAAYQAIKAFLSNRKGSLWQRIKRYVGQRLNRG; encoded by the coding sequence ATGCAAACCTTTGCCCCTATTGCACTCTTTGTATATAACCGCCCCAATCACACGGAACGCACACTAAAATTCCTTAAACAAAACGATCTGGCCTCCGAAAGCCGGCTTTTTGTCTTCTCGGACGGCCCTAAATCTGCTTCCGATGAAGGGAAGGTGAAGGAAGTCAGGGAACTCATAAGGAACATAGAGGGATTTAAATCCGTCGAAATTATAGAACGCAGAGAAAACCTTGGCCTGGCCAAATCCATCATAGCCGGGGTTTCCAGGCTGGTGTCCGACTATAAGCAGGTCATTGTTTTTGAAGATGACCTGATCACTTCGCCTTATACGCTGACTTACTTTAATGAAGCCTTGCAGCGTTATCAGGATGAGGAACGCGTGATGCATATCGGTGCCTATATGTATCCGCTTAGGGACACACCCCTACCTGAAACCTTTTTTTATCGCGCAGCAACGAGTTGGGGCTGGGCCACCTGGAAGCGGGCATGGAAGCACTTTGAACCGGATGCCGACGTGCTGCTCAGGCAGTTTGACAAACCGAAAAGGCAAGCCTTTTCCATAGATGGCACCATGAACTTCTGGAAGCAGCTAACGGACTATAAGAGGGGGAGAAACGATTCCTGGGCTATTCGCTGGTACGCCTCCATTTTCCTGAAAAATGGTCTGACGCTTAACCCCTCACATTCCCTCGTCAATAATATTGGCCATGACGGCTCCGGAGTACACTCTGGTATAAATGACATCTATAATGTGGTCATCAACCCAAAGCCAATTACGCAGTTTCCTTCTAAACTGGAAGAAGATACAGCCGCCTATCAGGCCATCAAAGCTTTTCTGTCCAACCGGAAAGGATCGCTATGGCAACGCATCAAACGTTACGTCGGCCAGCGCCTCAATCGTGGTTAA
- a CDS encoding YjjG family noncanonical pyrimidine nucleotidase yields the protein MIRHIFFDLDHTLWDFDRNARETLSELYASYKLHTLGVECCETFIQTYTENNHKLWADYHLGKISKDTLRSQRFSQTFIQLGIHPDQIPPQFEDDYVRITPTKTNLFAGTEKVLTYLRQKYKLHIISNGFKESTLIKLEVCQLNPYFENVIISEDAGVNKPDKAIFEFALHSAGAQKQESIMIGDSIEADIRGAQDFGMKAIFFNPANKETPPDVTWQINHLEELLLHF from the coding sequence ATGATCAGACATATCTTCTTCGACCTGGATCACACGCTGTGGGATTTTGACCGCAATGCGCGGGAAACCCTGAGCGAACTCTATGCCAGCTATAAGTTGCACACGCTCGGGGTCGAATGCTGCGAAACTTTTATCCAAACCTACACAGAAAACAACCATAAACTGTGGGCCGACTACCACCTAGGAAAAATCAGCAAGGATACCCTTCGCAGTCAGCGTTTTTCGCAAACTTTCATACAGCTAGGTATTCATCCCGATCAAATCCCGCCGCAATTTGAAGACGACTATGTCCGCATTACGCCCACCAAAACAAACCTGTTTGCCGGGACGGAAAAAGTCCTGACCTACCTCAGGCAGAAATATAAGCTGCACATCATCTCCAACGGGTTCAAGGAATCTACACTGATAAAACTGGAAGTGTGCCAGCTTAACCCCTATTTTGAAAACGTCATTATTTCGGAAGATGCGGGCGTAAACAAGCCAGATAAGGCCATATTCGAATTTGCGCTCCATAGTGCCGGAGCACAAAAACAGGAAAGCATCATGATAGGCGACAGCATTGAGGCGGATATAAGAGGTGCACAGGATTTCGGCATGAAGGCCATTTTTTTTAACCCGGCCAACAAAGAGACGCCGCCCGACGTGACCTGGCAGATCAACCACCTGGAAGAATTGCTGCTGCACTTTTAA
- a CDS encoding class I SAM-dependent methyltransferase, with product MENLLTDRAFWVKYWESKNDLAVPIPDDYLFHRELASLIQSQNVQTAIELGGFPGYYAVFLKRYFNLDVTLLDYFIHEPVTRALLEANGLGVHDIAVIETDLFSYKPEKQYDLVLSCGLIEHFKDTADIIQRHIDFVRPGGSLMITLPNFRALNGWFQRRFDKENYDKHNIDCMDPQLLRQICERAGLDVVQSRYYGHFSLWLENEKKKPAAVRLLKKTLWLAGKVFIKVLPFNSRALSPYIMLEARKPA from the coding sequence ATGGAGAACCTGCTGACCGATAGGGCGTTTTGGGTTAAATACTGGGAAAGTAAGAATGATCTGGCTGTACCCATCCCTGATGATTATCTTTTTCACAGGGAGCTTGCCTCACTGATACAATCTCAGAACGTCCAGACGGCTATAGAGCTGGGCGGTTTCCCGGGCTATTATGCGGTATTCCTGAAGCGCTATTTTAACCTCGACGTAACCTTGCTCGATTATTTTATTCATGAGCCCGTAACCAGGGCATTGCTGGAAGCTAATGGTCTTGGCGTGCATGATATTGCCGTTATAGAGACCGATCTTTTCAGTTATAAGCCTGAAAAGCAATACGACCTGGTGCTTTCATGCGGACTGATCGAACATTTTAAGGATACTGCCGATATCATTCAAAGACATATCGACTTTGTTCGCCCTGGCGGTTCCCTGATGATCACCTTGCCTAATTTCCGGGCGTTGAACGGCTGGTTTCAAAGGCGGTTCGACAAGGAGAATTACGATAAGCATAATATAGACTGCATGGATCCACAGCTGCTCAGGCAGATCTGTGAACGTGCAGGTCTGGACGTGGTCCAATCAAGGTACTATGGCCATTTTAGCCTGTGGCTCGAGAATGAAAAGAAAAAACCCGCTGCGGTGAGGCTGCTTAAAAAAACACTCTGGCTCGCCGGAAAAGTGTTTATAAAAGTACTGCCCTTTAATTCAAGGGCGTTGTCGCCCTACATCATGCTTGAAGCAAGAAAGCCGGCTTAA